In Sebastes fasciatus isolate fSebFas1 chromosome 24, fSebFas1.pri, whole genome shotgun sequence, the following are encoded in one genomic region:
- the mbd5 gene encoding methyl-CpG-binding domain protein 5 isoform X1, translated as MNGGKDCEAGDERQAFPVQVPIGWQRKPDHGGGVVYISPSGSVLSSLEQVKTYLLTDGTCKCGLECPLILHKVFNFDPGAAVKQRTAEDVKADEDVTKLCIHKRKLLAVATLHRSMGTHPPLTLTSPGGGTSSVVTAHSTSQRAIRTKPHDGLPNAVGPFKMMMVAGQQQQRLYPPQETGGVQHPELYSGYSRPQRMGSGEPGPKSPYRVGYGGMLSPPPSSIKLYGDGSQSPSADTLGSPDGFPRTNPCGFPGAGSPGSASIHGNSRTPLSPHSVMLHGSPAGQPSCAMTGRTSTPLSPTATAKSPVMNMNMPRGNFPPGMDMPRAAFHHKTQPPVHSVPPPPSIPPSCALQKRQLTSEKDPLGILDPIPSKVGQPPTNAPNPSSFQPNIHSQVQMMNVNIPPPAIVPLPSNLPLPTSKSGPMGHGGHVQRTQQGGPASSMSPSPVTSPVHMAGPVLARMEASPHRSRSSSTSSDHGNFAMPSGHQAPCGNMKVPPRSPRSAMGSPRPAMPSSPSTNKTDPHHQYKDSQMLPGMGNSIGTQQHSNPMYSPTSSSSSSSSLATPSASQKGHPGLLGMPLNQILNQQNAASFPASSLLSAAAKAQLANQNKLSAAGNSPAGITGGGGGGGGIGAGGGGNGGGGGHPGSMSGPRGMEGHSTLNSMLPPNSTMLLNTPEGQSGRAALRDKLMAQQRDPMRKRKQSSGSAAVNHDNSNNMVYNMLNKRGMGGPHMAGPSATEQLRKVGRLGNLPPNTSMAQLLQSMSCQSSHNLAGSSHRPGLSPGGSAQLHYNDSTGMVPGGPPQNLLAQQRLRGPGDAMQHCQNMDASGGHLGSRTGQFPDMIAQMQASSMSNCGPMGPGGGPVGPDGMPLGRPHANPPPLSHPGPHPSQQNLLHSMGRTSMVVMPHGGDGSCTQTISDTGNPSSLGCGMGGLQPHVNAGGGQMYQQQVHQGMQQGVASHPAYQGQQHFSDNPPYSDSNNAMACLYQNYQPGMLSHPQFREGQQPQGDGLPAGTPGGDRGGPESVDAIYRAVVDAASKGMHVTITTTVSGTTQASPVPALSAMSAFTASIGEPVNLPQAVSTVLHRHQEEEALPQQARPRQVRSGRGQKNMDPGKSTPDRPEANDYFRSPGRGTPRGQWDGEHGGGFDAHSNNSAWGGEEFLECSTQVRSSPCMERPASLAPAPPCPTEGSNDHGLVMSHDKAFLDDAYRFNNCNRTPANYKERLEQTVERCVHINGATSHFNTRCYGDVLGPPRQELTGDDQSPSSSTSLEGPLATAKDYSHYNGHFNGMAPSPSDTKSLSSEEDLRQPDSPSSELLHYRSRTFNMGELVWGQLKGFPPWPAKLAGDEQVHSAAMQLREQAKVEPEKLKTLTHDLEALDRAAKRGLNRPGKLNNHLEAAIHEAMSELDKMSGTIPSRDRQGKLPKPKRRKISR; from the exons GTGTTCAACTTCGACCCAGGGGCGGCGGTCAAGCAGAGGACAGCGGAGGATGTGAAAGCAGATGAAGACGTCACCAAACTCTGCATTCACAAGAGGAAGCTTCTGGCGGTGGCCACGCTGCACAGGAGCATGGGAACGCACCCACCTCTGACGCTGACCAGTCCAGGAGGAG GTACATCATCTGTGGTCACCGCGCATTCCACGTCTCAACGAGCAATAAGGACTAAACCCCACGACGGCCTGCCCAACGCTGTCGGCCCTTTCAAGATGATGATGGTAgctggacagcagcagcagaggctgtATCCACCCCAGGAGACAGGTGGAGTCCAGCATCCAGAGCTCTACTCTGGGTACTCCAGGCCCCAGAGGATGGGCAGTGGGGAACCAGGCCCCAAATCCCCTTACCGGGTTGGGTATGGAGGCATGCTGAGCCCACCTCCCTCCAGTATTAAGCTGTATGGAGATGGCTCACAGTCTCCCAGCGCGGACACTCTGGGCAGCCCTGACGGCTTTCCAAGGACCAATCCTTGTGGGTTTCCAGGAGCCGGCAGTCCTGGCTCAGCCTCCATCCATGGGAACTCTAGGACGCCTCTTTCCCCACACAGTGTAATGCTTCATGGCTCCCCTGCGGGCCAGCCATCTTGCGCCATGACAGGGAGGACTAGCACGCCCCTCTCCCCCACGGCCACTGCCAAAAGCCCTGTCATGAACATGAACATGCCTCGGGGGAACTTCCCCCCTGGTATGGATATGCCCCGTGCAGCGTTTCACCATAAAACACAGCCCCCTGTGCATTCCGTACCGCCGCCTCCATCCATACCACCATCCTGTGCCCTTCAGAAAAGGCAGTTGACCTCCGAAAAAGACCCATTAGGCATCCTGGACCCCATCCCCAGCAAAGTCGGCCAGCCCCCCACCAACGCCCCAAACCCCTCCAGCTTCCAGCCTAACATCCACTCTCAGGTACAAATGATGAATGTAAACATCCCCCCTCCCGCCATCGTTCCCTTGCCAAGCAACTTACCTTTACCCACATCGAAGTCTGGGCCTATGGGGCACGGCGGCCATGTTCAAAGGACTCAACAGGGTGGTCCGGCTTCCTCCATGTCCCCCTCCCCTGTCACCTCCCCTGTCCACATGGCGGGGCCTGTCCTGGCCAGAATGGAGGCCTCCCCTCATCGCTCACGCtcatcctccacctcctctgacCACGGGAACTTTGCAATGCCCTCGGGGCACCAGGCCCCATGTGGCAACATGAAGGTCCCCCCTCGCTCCCCCAGGTCTGCCATGGGATCCCCAAGGCCAGCCATGCCCTCCAGCCCCTCCACCAACAAAACTGACCCGCACCACCAGTACAAAGACTCCCAGATGCTGCCCGGCATGGGGAACTCGATTGGAACGCAGCAGCACAGCAACCCCATGTACTCacccacctcttcctcctcgtcgtCCTCTTCTCTGGCAACCCCCAGCGCTTCCCAGAAGGGCCACCCAGGACTCCTGGGGATGCCCCTCAACCAGATCCTCAACCAACAGAACGCCGCTTCCTTCCCCGCCAGCAGTCTCTTGTCAGCCGCAGCCAAAGCACAGCTAGCAAATCAAAATAAACTCAGCGCTGCTGGCAACAGCCCTGCTGGCataactggtggtggtggtggtggtggtggtattggGGCTGGTGGTGGAGGTAATGGAGGAGGTGGCGGACACCCCGGCTCTATGAGCGGCCCTCGAGGCATGGAGGGACACAGCACTTTAAACTCAATGCTCCCGCCAAACTCCACCATGCTGCTCAACACTCCCGAGGGCCAGAGCGGTCGGGCGGCTCTCAGAGACAAGCTCATGGCCCAGCAGAGGGACCCCATGCGCAAACGGAAGCAGTCATCGGGCAGCGCCGCTGTAAACCAcgacaacagcaacaacatggTCTACAACATGCTTAACAAACGAGGCATGGGAGGACCCCACATGGCGGGGCCCAGCGCCACTGAGCAGCTGCGGAAAGTGGGCCGACTTGGAAACCTTCCCCCAAACACCTCCATGGCCCAGCTTCTCCAGTCCATGAGCTGCCAGAGCTCCCACAACCTGGCCGGGAGCAGCCATCGTCCGGGTCTCAGCCCCGGAGGATCTGCACAGCTGCACTACAACGACAGCACAGGTATGGTCCCCGGTGGCCCTCCGCAGAACCTCCTAGCTCAACAGAGGCTGCGGGGTCCAGGAGACGCCATGCAGCACTGCCAGAACATGGACGCCTCTGGGGGCCATCTGGGCTCTCGTACAGGCCAGTTCCCTGACATGATAGCCCAGATGCAGGCCTCCTCCATGAGTAACTGTGGGCCCATGGGGCCAGGAGGTGGACCAGTGGGCCCTGATGGCATGCCGCTGGGGCGCCCCCACGCTAACCCCCCACCGCTGTCCCATCCCGGCCCTCACCCCTCACAGCAGAACCTCCTTCACAGTATGGGGCGGACTAGCATGGTGGTGATGCCTCATGGAGGTGATGGGAGCTGTACACAGACCATCTCTGATACAG GAAACCCCTCATCCCTTGGCTGTGGTATGGGCGGCCTGCAGCCACACGTCAACGCCGGCGGAGGTCAGATGTACCAGCAGCAGGTCCACCAGGGCATGCAGCAGGGCGTGGCCTCCCACCCAGCCTACCAGGGGCAGCAGCACTTCTCTGATAACCCACCCTACTCAGACAGCAACAACGCCATGGCCTGCCTCTACCAGAACTACCAG CCGGGGATGTTGTCTCACCCACAGTTCAGGGAGGGGCAGCAGCCCCAGGGAGACGGGCTTCCAGCGGGAACACCTGGCGGTGACAGGGGAGGCCCGGAGTCGGTGGACGCCATCTACAGAGCCGTGGTGGACGCCGCCAGCAAGGGCATGCACGTTACCATAACCACCACAGTGAGCGGGACCACACAGGCGAGCCCGGTGCCCGCCCTCAGCGCCATGAGTGCCTTCACTGCCTCGATAGGGGAGCCGGTCAACCTCCCCCAAGCGgtcagcacagtcctgcacaggcaccaggaggaggaggcgttACCGCAACAAGCCAGGCCGAGGCAGGTGAGGTCGGGTCGCGGTCAGAAGAACATGGATCCAGGGAAGAGCACTCCAGACAGGCCCGAGGCCAACGACTACTTCCGCTCTCCTGGCCGTGGGACTCCCAGGGGGCAGTGGGACGGCGAGCACGGAGGAGGCTTCGAtgctcacagcaacaacagcgcCTGGGGTGGCGAGGAGTTTCTGGAGTGCTCCACCCAAGTGAGGAGTAGTCCCTGCATGGAGCGACCCGCCAGCCTGGCCCCCGCCCCACCCTGCCCCACCGAGGGGTCCAACGACCACGGGCTCGTCATGTCGCACGATAAGGCCTTCCTCGATGACGCCTATCGCTTCAACAACTGCAACCGGACACCTGCTAACTACAAAGAGCGCCTGGAGCAGACGGTGGAGCGCTGCGTCCACATCAACGGCGCCACCTCCCACTTCAACACCCGGTGTTACGGAGACGTCCTGGGCCCTCCACGGCAGGAGCTGACGGGGGACGACCAGTCGCCCAGCTCCTCCACCAGCCTGGAGGGCCCTCTGGCCACAGCCAAAGACTACAGCCACTACAACGGCCACTTCAACGGTATGGCGCCCAGCCCCTCGGACACAAAGAGCCTAAGCAGCGAGGAGGACCTGCGGCAACCGGACTCTCCGTCCTCGGAGCTGCTCCACTACCGGTCCAGGACCTTCAACATGGGAGAGCTGGTCTGGGGCCAGCTGAAGGGCTTCCCGCCTTGGCCCGCCAAGCTGGCCGGGGACGAACAAGTGCACAGCGCTGCTATGCAGCTACGGGAGCAGGCCAAG GTGGAGCCAGAGAAGCTAAAAACACTAACTCACGACTTGGAGGCACTTGACCGAGCCGCCAAAAGAGGCCTGAA CAGACCGGGGAAACTGAATAATCACCTGGAAGCTGCTATCCACGAGGCCATGAGTGAGCTGGATAAGATGTCGGGCACA ATCCCGTCGAGGGATCGTCAGGGGAAGCTCCCCAAGCCTAAGAGGAGGAAGATATCCAGATAA
- the mbd5 gene encoding methyl-CpG-binding domain protein 5 isoform X2, protein MNGGKDCEAGDERQAFPVQVPIGWQRKPDHGGGVVYISPSGSVLSSLEQVKTYLLTDGTCKCGLECPLILHKVFNFDPGAAVKQRTAEDVKADEDVTKLCIHKRKLLAVATLHRSMGTHPPLTLTSPGGGTSSVVTAHSTSQRAIRTKPHDGLPNAVGPFKMMMVAGQQQQRLYPPQETGGVQHPELYSGYSRPQRMGSGEPGPKSPYRVGYGGMLSPPPSSIKLYGDGSQSPSADTLGSPDGFPRTNPCGFPGAGSPGSASIHGNSRTPLSPHSVMLHGSPAGQPSCAMTGRTSTPLSPTATAKSPVMNMNMPRGNFPPGMDMPRAAFHHKTQPPVHSVPPPPSIPPSCALQKRQLTSEKDPLGILDPIPSKVGQPPTNAPNPSSFQPNIHSQVQMMNVNIPPPAIVPLPSNLPLPTSKSGPMGHGGHVQRTQQGGPASSMSPSPVTSPVHMAGPVLARMEASPHRSRSSSTSSDHGNFAMPSGHQAPCGNMKVPPRSPRSAMGSPRPAMPSSPSTNKTDPHHQYKDSQMLPGMGNSIGTQQHSNPMYSPTSSSSSSSSLATPSASQKGHPGLLGMPLNQILNQQNAASFPASSLLSAAAKAQLANQNKLSAAGNSPAGITGGGGGGGGIGAGGGGNGGGGGHPGSMSGPRGMEGHSTLNSMLPPNSTMLLNTPEGQSGRAALRDKLMAQQRDPMRKRKQSSGSAAVNHDNSNNMVYNMLNKRGMGGPHMAGPSATEQLRKVGRLGNLPPNTSMAQLLQSMSCQSSHNLAGSSHRPGLSPGGSAQLHYNDSTGMVPGGPPQNLLAQQRLRGPGDAMQHCQNMDASGGHLGSRTGQFPDMIAQMQASSMSNCGPMGPGGGPVGPDGMPLGRPHANPPPLSHPGPHPSQQNLLHSMGRTSMVVMPHGGDGSCTQTISDTGNPSSLGCGMGGLQPHVNAGGGQMYQQQVHQGMQQGVASHPAYQGQQHFSDNPPYSDSNNAMACLYQNYQPGMLSHPQFREGQQPQGDGLPAGTPGGDRGGPESVDAIYRAVVDAASKGMHVTITTTVSGTTQASPVPALSAMSAFTASIGEPVNLPQAVSTVLHRHQEEEALPQQARPRQVRSGRGQKNMDPGKSTPDRPEANDYFRSPGRGTPRGQWDGEHGGGFDAHSNNSAWGGEEFLECSTQVRSSPCMERPASLAPAPPCPTEGSNDHGLVMSHDKAFLDDAYRFNNCNRTPANYKERLEQTVERCVHINGATSHFNTRCYGDVLGPPRQELTGDDQSPSSSTSLEGPLATAKDYSHYNGHFNGMAPSPSDTKSLSSEEDLRQPDSPSSELLHYRSRTFNMGELVWGQLKGFPPWPAKLAGDEQVHSAAMQLREQAKVEPEKLKTLTHDLEALDRAAKRGLKPGKLNNHLEAAIHEAMSELDKMSGTIPSRDRQGKLPKPKRRKISR, encoded by the exons GTGTTCAACTTCGACCCAGGGGCGGCGGTCAAGCAGAGGACAGCGGAGGATGTGAAAGCAGATGAAGACGTCACCAAACTCTGCATTCACAAGAGGAAGCTTCTGGCGGTGGCCACGCTGCACAGGAGCATGGGAACGCACCCACCTCTGACGCTGACCAGTCCAGGAGGAG GTACATCATCTGTGGTCACCGCGCATTCCACGTCTCAACGAGCAATAAGGACTAAACCCCACGACGGCCTGCCCAACGCTGTCGGCCCTTTCAAGATGATGATGGTAgctggacagcagcagcagaggctgtATCCACCCCAGGAGACAGGTGGAGTCCAGCATCCAGAGCTCTACTCTGGGTACTCCAGGCCCCAGAGGATGGGCAGTGGGGAACCAGGCCCCAAATCCCCTTACCGGGTTGGGTATGGAGGCATGCTGAGCCCACCTCCCTCCAGTATTAAGCTGTATGGAGATGGCTCACAGTCTCCCAGCGCGGACACTCTGGGCAGCCCTGACGGCTTTCCAAGGACCAATCCTTGTGGGTTTCCAGGAGCCGGCAGTCCTGGCTCAGCCTCCATCCATGGGAACTCTAGGACGCCTCTTTCCCCACACAGTGTAATGCTTCATGGCTCCCCTGCGGGCCAGCCATCTTGCGCCATGACAGGGAGGACTAGCACGCCCCTCTCCCCCACGGCCACTGCCAAAAGCCCTGTCATGAACATGAACATGCCTCGGGGGAACTTCCCCCCTGGTATGGATATGCCCCGTGCAGCGTTTCACCATAAAACACAGCCCCCTGTGCATTCCGTACCGCCGCCTCCATCCATACCACCATCCTGTGCCCTTCAGAAAAGGCAGTTGACCTCCGAAAAAGACCCATTAGGCATCCTGGACCCCATCCCCAGCAAAGTCGGCCAGCCCCCCACCAACGCCCCAAACCCCTCCAGCTTCCAGCCTAACATCCACTCTCAGGTACAAATGATGAATGTAAACATCCCCCCTCCCGCCATCGTTCCCTTGCCAAGCAACTTACCTTTACCCACATCGAAGTCTGGGCCTATGGGGCACGGCGGCCATGTTCAAAGGACTCAACAGGGTGGTCCGGCTTCCTCCATGTCCCCCTCCCCTGTCACCTCCCCTGTCCACATGGCGGGGCCTGTCCTGGCCAGAATGGAGGCCTCCCCTCATCGCTCACGCtcatcctccacctcctctgacCACGGGAACTTTGCAATGCCCTCGGGGCACCAGGCCCCATGTGGCAACATGAAGGTCCCCCCTCGCTCCCCCAGGTCTGCCATGGGATCCCCAAGGCCAGCCATGCCCTCCAGCCCCTCCACCAACAAAACTGACCCGCACCACCAGTACAAAGACTCCCAGATGCTGCCCGGCATGGGGAACTCGATTGGAACGCAGCAGCACAGCAACCCCATGTACTCacccacctcttcctcctcgtcgtCCTCTTCTCTGGCAACCCCCAGCGCTTCCCAGAAGGGCCACCCAGGACTCCTGGGGATGCCCCTCAACCAGATCCTCAACCAACAGAACGCCGCTTCCTTCCCCGCCAGCAGTCTCTTGTCAGCCGCAGCCAAAGCACAGCTAGCAAATCAAAATAAACTCAGCGCTGCTGGCAACAGCCCTGCTGGCataactggtggtggtggtggtggtggtggtattggGGCTGGTGGTGGAGGTAATGGAGGAGGTGGCGGACACCCCGGCTCTATGAGCGGCCCTCGAGGCATGGAGGGACACAGCACTTTAAACTCAATGCTCCCGCCAAACTCCACCATGCTGCTCAACACTCCCGAGGGCCAGAGCGGTCGGGCGGCTCTCAGAGACAAGCTCATGGCCCAGCAGAGGGACCCCATGCGCAAACGGAAGCAGTCATCGGGCAGCGCCGCTGTAAACCAcgacaacagcaacaacatggTCTACAACATGCTTAACAAACGAGGCATGGGAGGACCCCACATGGCGGGGCCCAGCGCCACTGAGCAGCTGCGGAAAGTGGGCCGACTTGGAAACCTTCCCCCAAACACCTCCATGGCCCAGCTTCTCCAGTCCATGAGCTGCCAGAGCTCCCACAACCTGGCCGGGAGCAGCCATCGTCCGGGTCTCAGCCCCGGAGGATCTGCACAGCTGCACTACAACGACAGCACAGGTATGGTCCCCGGTGGCCCTCCGCAGAACCTCCTAGCTCAACAGAGGCTGCGGGGTCCAGGAGACGCCATGCAGCACTGCCAGAACATGGACGCCTCTGGGGGCCATCTGGGCTCTCGTACAGGCCAGTTCCCTGACATGATAGCCCAGATGCAGGCCTCCTCCATGAGTAACTGTGGGCCCATGGGGCCAGGAGGTGGACCAGTGGGCCCTGATGGCATGCCGCTGGGGCGCCCCCACGCTAACCCCCCACCGCTGTCCCATCCCGGCCCTCACCCCTCACAGCAGAACCTCCTTCACAGTATGGGGCGGACTAGCATGGTGGTGATGCCTCATGGAGGTGATGGGAGCTGTACACAGACCATCTCTGATACAG GAAACCCCTCATCCCTTGGCTGTGGTATGGGCGGCCTGCAGCCACACGTCAACGCCGGCGGAGGTCAGATGTACCAGCAGCAGGTCCACCAGGGCATGCAGCAGGGCGTGGCCTCCCACCCAGCCTACCAGGGGCAGCAGCACTTCTCTGATAACCCACCCTACTCAGACAGCAACAACGCCATGGCCTGCCTCTACCAGAACTACCAG CCGGGGATGTTGTCTCACCCACAGTTCAGGGAGGGGCAGCAGCCCCAGGGAGACGGGCTTCCAGCGGGAACACCTGGCGGTGACAGGGGAGGCCCGGAGTCGGTGGACGCCATCTACAGAGCCGTGGTGGACGCCGCCAGCAAGGGCATGCACGTTACCATAACCACCACAGTGAGCGGGACCACACAGGCGAGCCCGGTGCCCGCCCTCAGCGCCATGAGTGCCTTCACTGCCTCGATAGGGGAGCCGGTCAACCTCCCCCAAGCGgtcagcacagtcctgcacaggcaccaggaggaggaggcgttACCGCAACAAGCCAGGCCGAGGCAGGTGAGGTCGGGTCGCGGTCAGAAGAACATGGATCCAGGGAAGAGCACTCCAGACAGGCCCGAGGCCAACGACTACTTCCGCTCTCCTGGCCGTGGGACTCCCAGGGGGCAGTGGGACGGCGAGCACGGAGGAGGCTTCGAtgctcacagcaacaacagcgcCTGGGGTGGCGAGGAGTTTCTGGAGTGCTCCACCCAAGTGAGGAGTAGTCCCTGCATGGAGCGACCCGCCAGCCTGGCCCCCGCCCCACCCTGCCCCACCGAGGGGTCCAACGACCACGGGCTCGTCATGTCGCACGATAAGGCCTTCCTCGATGACGCCTATCGCTTCAACAACTGCAACCGGACACCTGCTAACTACAAAGAGCGCCTGGAGCAGACGGTGGAGCGCTGCGTCCACATCAACGGCGCCACCTCCCACTTCAACACCCGGTGTTACGGAGACGTCCTGGGCCCTCCACGGCAGGAGCTGACGGGGGACGACCAGTCGCCCAGCTCCTCCACCAGCCTGGAGGGCCCTCTGGCCACAGCCAAAGACTACAGCCACTACAACGGCCACTTCAACGGTATGGCGCCCAGCCCCTCGGACACAAAGAGCCTAAGCAGCGAGGAGGACCTGCGGCAACCGGACTCTCCGTCCTCGGAGCTGCTCCACTACCGGTCCAGGACCTTCAACATGGGAGAGCTGGTCTGGGGCCAGCTGAAGGGCTTCCCGCCTTGGCCCGCCAAGCTGGCCGGGGACGAACAAGTGCACAGCGCTGCTATGCAGCTACGGGAGCAGGCCAAG GTGGAGCCAGAGAAGCTAAAAACACTAACTCACGACTTGGAGGCACTTGACCGAGCCGCCAAAAGAGGCCTGAA ACCGGGGAAACTGAATAATCACCTGGAAGCTGCTATCCACGAGGCCATGAGTGAGCTGGATAAGATGTCGGGCACA ATCCCGTCGAGGGATCGTCAGGGGAAGCTCCCCAAGCCTAAGAGGAGGAAGATATCCAGATAA
- the LOC141763199 gene encoding kinesin heavy chain-like, with the protein MMDAAECGVRVMCRFRPLNESEINRGDKYIPKFKEDDTVVITSKPYVFDRVLPPNTSQEQVYDQCAKQIVKDVLGGYNGTIFAYGQTSSGKTHTMEGKLHDQQLMGIIPRISHDIFDHIYSMDENLEFHIKVSYFEIYMDKIRDLLDVSKTNLAVHEDKNRVPYVKGCTERFVSSPEEVMDVIDEGKNNRHVAVTNMNEHSSRSHSIFLINIKQENMETEKKLSGKLYLVDLAGSEKVSKTGAEGAVLDEAKNINKSLSALGNVISALAEGTKSHVPYRDSKMTRILQDSLGGNCRTTIIICCSPSVYNESETKSTLMFGQRAKTIKNTVSVNLELTAEEWKKKYEKEKEKNKNLKTIIQRLEAELNRWRNGEDVPEEEQLSSKDQKTVEPYDNTPIIDNMLPPGGGVAVPGDERSKYEEDISNLYKQLDDKDDEINQHSQLAEKLKEQMLDQEELLASTRRDYEKIQEELCRLQTENELAKEEVKEVLQALEELAVNYDQKSQEVEERDLANIQLIEELHHKTALLSAVQRELNQLQELNGLQRKRAAEVLNLLLRDLSDIGTIIGTSDVKTAASSEAKGNGSAVEEEFTVARLYISKMKSEVKSLVNRSKQLESAQADAHRKIQANEKELMSCQLLVSQHQAKIKSLTDYMQNMEQKKRHLEESQDALSEELAKLQAHEKRHEVSGEEKEKEDISRPDGDEDIKKTLEEQLENHREAHQKQLSRLRDEIEDRQRMLDELTDLNQGLLLERERLMLDYDKLKAEEQEKDAKLEKLIMLNEQREQAREDLKGLEETVAKELQTLHNLRKLFVQDLTTRVKKSAELDCEEGLGNVAQKQKISFLENNLEQLTKVHKQLVRDNADLRCELPKLEKRLRATAERVKALETHLKDAKENAMRDRKRYQQEVDRIKEAVRAKNMARRGFSAQIAKPIRPGHHPLSSPIRTSTRAGGAYTHNI; encoded by the exons atgATGGATGCTGCAGAGTGCGGTGTGAGGGTGATGTGTCGCTTCAGACCTCTGAACGAGTCCGAGATCAACAGAGGAGACAAATACATCCCCAAATTCAAAGAGGACGACACAGTGGTCATAACG AGTAAACCATACGTGTTCGACCGCGTGCTGCCTCCAAACACGTCACAGGAACAAGTGTACGACCAGTGTGCCAAACAGATCGTTAAAG ATGTGCTGGGCGGCTACAACGGAACCATCTTCGCCTATGGACAGACGTCGTCCGGGAAGACACACACCATGGAG GGCAAACTGCACGACCAGCAGCTGATGGGGATCATCCCTCGCATCTCCCACGACATCTTTGACCACATCTACTCCATGGACGAGAACCTCGAGTTTCACATCAAG GTTTCCTATTTTGAAATCTACATGGACAAGATCAGAGACCTGCTGGATG TGTCGAAGACGAACCTCGCTGTGCATGAAGACAAAAACAGAGTGCCCTATGTCAAG GGTTGTACTGAGCGCTTCGTGTCCAGTCCGGAGGAGGTGATGGATGTCATCGATGAGGGCAAAAACAATCGGCATGTGGCAGTGACTA acatgaatgagcacaGCTCTCGCAGCCACAGCATCTTCCTCATCAACATCAAGCAGGAGAACATGGAGACGGAGAAGAAGCTGTCGGGGAAGCTCTACCTGGTCGACCTGGCGGGCAGCGAGAAG GTCAGTAAGACGGGAGCAGAGGGCGCCGTGTTGGACGAGGCCAAGAACATCAACAAGTCTCTGTCGGCGCTGGGAAACGTCATTTCAGCTCTCGCAGAGGGAACG AAATCCCACGTGCCGTACAGAGACAGTAAGATGACCCGGATCCTGCAGGACTCTCTGGGGGGAAACTGTcgcaccaccatcatcatctgcTGCTCGCCGTCCGTCTACAACGAGTCCGAGACCAAGTCCACGCTCATGTTTGGACAGAG AGCCAAGACGATCAAGAACACGGTGTCGGTGAACCTGGAGCTGACGGCGGAGGAGTGGAAGAAGAAATacgagaaggagaaggagaagaacaagAACCTGAAAACCATCATCCAGAGGCTGGAGGCTGAACTCAACCGCTGGAGGAACG GAGAGGACGTTcctgaggaggagcagctgagcTCTAAGGATCAGAAGACCGTGGAGCCGTACGACAACACGCCCATCATCGACAACATGCTGCCGCCCGGAGGAGGCGTCGCGGTCCCCGGCGACGAGCGGAGCAAATACGAGGAGGACATCAGCAACCTCTACAAACAGCTGGATGATAAG GATGATGAGATCAACCAACACAGTCAGCTGGCTGAGAAACTCAAGGAGCAGATGTTGGACCAGGAAGAG CTGCTGGCGTCGACGCGGCGCGACTACGAGAAGATCCAGGAGGAGCTGTGCCGGCTGCAGACGGAGAACGAGCTGGCcaaagaggaggtgaaggaggtgctgcaggctctggaggagctggcTGTCAACTACGACCAGAAGAGccaagaggtggaggagagggacCTCGCCAACATTCAGCTGATCGAGGAGTTGCATCACAAGACG GCATTGCTGTCGGCGGTGCAGAGGGAGCTGAATCAGCTGCAGGAGCTGAACGGCCTCCAGAGGAAGAGAGCCGCCGAGGTCCTCAACCTGCTGCTGCGTGACCTCAGCGACATTGGCACCATCATCGGCACCAGCGACGTGAAGACCGCTGCG TCCTCAGAGGCGAAGGGCAACGGCTCGGCAGTGGAGGAGGAGTTCACCGTGGCTCGCCTCTACATCAGCAAGATGAAGTCCGAGGTCAAGTCTCTGGTGAACCGCAGCAAGCAGCTGGAGAGCGCTCAGGCCGACGCCCACCGCAAGATCCAGGCCAATGAGAAGGAGCTGATGTCCTGTCAGCTACTCGTCTCCCAG caCCAGGCCAAGATCAAGTCTCTGACTGACTACATGCAGAACATGGAGCAGAAGAAGAGGCACCTGGAGGAGAGTCAGGACGCTCTGTCCGAGGAGCTCGCCAAACTTCAAGCTCACG AGAAAAGACACGAGGTGTCAGgcgaggagaaagagaaggaggacaTCAGCAGACCGGATGGAGACGAGGACATTAAG AAAAcgctggaggagcagctggagaacCACAGGGAGGCTCACCAGAAGCAGCTGAGCCGCCTCAGAGACGAGATCGAAGACAGGCAGAGGATGCTGGACGAACTCACAGA TCTAAACCAGGGTCTGTTACTGGAGCGGGAGAGACTGATGTTGGACTACGACAAACTGAAGGCTGAAGAGCAGGAGAAGGATGCAAAGCTAGAGAAACTCAT AATGCTGAATGAACAGAGAGAGCAGGCCAGAGAGGACCTGAAGGGTCTGGAGGAGACGGTG GCCAAAGAGCTGCAGACTCTGCACAACCTGCGCAAACTCTTCGTCCAGGACCTCACCACGCGGGTCAAGAAG AGTGCAGAGCTGGATTGTGAGGAGGGACTTGGCAACGTGGCCCAGAAACAGAAGATCTCCTTCCTGGAGAACAACTTGGAGCAGCTCACCAAGGTCCACAAGCAG CTGGTTCGAGACAACGCAGACCTTCGCTGCGAGCTGCCGAAGCTGGAGAAGCGTCTACGTGCGACGGCGGAGCGAGTCAAAGCCCTGGAGACCCACCTGAAGGACGCCAAGGAGAACGCCATGAGGGACCGCAAGCGCTACCAGCAGGAGGTGGACCGCATCAAAGAGGCCGTCCGGGCCAAGAACATGGCCAGGAGGGGGTTCTCTGCACAGATCG CAAAGCCCATCCGACCAGGACATCACCCACTGTCATCCCCCATCAGAACCTCCACCAGAGCCGGAGGCGCTTACACCCACAACATATAA